A region of the Balnearium lithotrophicum genome:
TGAAGGATAGCGTAAAGCTGATGGGGGGATTGGGTTCTCTCTTTATTGTTTTAGGAGTTATTCCTTACATTGGAGCTCTACTATCACTTGCAGGATTTGTTCTCTTAATTATTGCTATTAAGAATTATTCAGAAGAGGAAGGAAGGCCCGAACTCGTTTCAAAATTTGTAAAGGGAATTGTGATTTCCTTTATTGGAGAGCTCTTAGGTGGTGTTGTTGCCGGTGTAGGAGCAGGAATGTACGGTGAAGGTCATGGGTTTGTTGGAGGAGCATTAGCGGGAATTGGTTTTCTCATCATATACATAGCTTCAATTTTTGGTTACAACTTTATAAAGGACGTTTTTACAGAGATTGCCCTATTAACGGGAAACAACCTTTTTGAATGGGCTGGAAAGTTGTTCTTCTGGGGAGCCCTGCTTTTAATTATTCTAATTGGTGGAGCATTAATCTGGATAGGCTGGATAGTAGCAACTGCGGCCTTTTTCACAACTCAGTCAGTTGAGAGTGAATAGACTTTCTAAGAACTTATCCCATTTGATGCAGTCTTTAATCTGCCAATAAAGGATTTACGGTTAAGGAGGAACTTTTGGAAATTTAACAAAATGGAGAAAGTATAAATCCTGTGTTGAATCTGCCGGTAATTTTAAGGAGCTCCATAGCTAAATAAGACGGTCATTAACTCTCAATTTTTGTGGTTTTAGCTAACTCCTTCAATCTCGATAAAATTATTAAGGCCTCAAGGGGAGTTGTTGTAGAAATCTCAATCTTTAAAAGTTCTTCAACCAACCTTTTCAATTCGGTAGGGAGCTCCCTCTCTTCATAGTTAACTCTCCTTTCCTCTGCCACTTTAAAA
Encoded here:
- a CDS encoding DUF996 domain-containing protein — protein: MKDSVKLMGGLGSLFIVLGVIPYIGALLSLAGFVLLIIAIKNYSEEEGRPELVSKFVKGIVISFIGELLGGVVAGVGAGMYGEGHGFVGGALAGIGFLIIYIASIFGYNFIKDVFTEIALLTGNNLFEWAGKLFFWGALLLIILIGGALIWIGWIVATAAFFTTQSVESE